A single window of Zea mays cultivar B73 chromosome 10, Zm-B73-REFERENCE-NAM-5.0, whole genome shotgun sequence DNA harbors:
- the LOC103640671 gene encoding uncharacterized protein isoform X1 has translation MNINCCILSWNVRGLNDPAKRESVKQLILSSGATIVCLQETKIMSWTCNLLKETLGCKLAAQTAHLPSLGASGGILIACDADFFEMVSIPYPSVYSLSVRICSRLSDVAWDLTGVYGPQPVTEKMSFLTELRNIRNLMKPEWLILGDFNMIRRAREKNKGPINRRVLRQFNHTIDYLQLLEIDLNGKLFTWSNEQDDPSMSRIDRFLATTEWHDKFPQANLQAIGSMTSDHCPLVMQGCSDFGFYRGFRFEVFWTKLDGFSEVVQRAWASSVSSSDAILRLHVKMARTAKALKTWSRKTVGNFKVQLAIIQTVLTFLEKAQESRQLSGDELEFRRSLKLKILGLVSVQKARAKQHSRLVWMRLGDANTKFFHLMANNRRRKNFIRLLVRDGRLLTSQEDKVLEAHNHFSQVIGTTGARQCAVRWDNLGYSPFELSDLDSAINVDEIKNVVMGMHSEKAPGPDGFIGLFYKCCFELIKDDLYNAIHDFYNHRCKSLHLVNEANITLLQKREGADRIDMFRPISLINSFMKILTKILANRLAPRMNEIVSTAQNAFIQKRSIHDNFLYVQKVVQKLHKSKQSALFVKLDISKAFDSVNWAYLLEVLRALGFSQKWRNWIATILSSSSSKILINGQQTNAIRHMRGVRQGDPLSPFLFILAMDPLQRMIEMAADAGVMGRVLPRAAKLHCSLYADDAGVFVKADKEDLKALKRILEVFEGCSGLKINFDKTEIFPIRYPETLWPDLMEVFPGKYSKFPGKYLGLSLHFRTVRRVDFQPLIDKITNRLTGWKGRLLSKAGRETLVKAVLSAQPIYHLTIFPAQKWLLKRIDKLRRSFLWKGNSPGSCRGGHCLINWPTTCLPKNRGGLGVLDLERFARALRLRWLWLRWTVKEKAWAGMPLPCDKVDVDLFNASTIVTIGNGKLADFWGSSWIEGQAPKNMAPNLYKKARRKNITVFKALRNNYWIQFCAPFTRDEEVREFVSLWHSISSTHSLNDLDDTISWRWSADGKYSSSSAYKIQFSTIFCKINFNPIWKAKIEPKCRFFVWTLLHNKILTADNLQKRGWPCNLNCSLCNLSLETVSHLCKDCPFAMEVWSRILSWANLRFLVGISKTGTISDWWFRLRSLCNKHSRKSFDGLLFYFWWSLWLERNNIIFKGQQRTSDQVVQMVKDLVGSGLAY, from the coding sequence ATGAATATCAACTGTTGTATTCTGTCCTGGAATGTGAGGGGGCTAAATGACCCTGCCAAAAGAGAAAGTGTGAAACAATTGATCCTATCTTCTGGCGCAACTATTGTTTGTCTTCAAGAaacaaagattatgagctggaccTGTAACTTATTAAAGGAAACTCTGGGGTGTAAGTTAGCAGCTCAGACGGCTCATTTGCCATCCCTTGGAGCCTCCGGTGGGATTCTAATCGCTTGCGATGCGGATTTTTTTGAGATGGTTTCCATTCCATACCCTTCGGTATATTCGTTATCGGTTAGGATTTGCTCCCGCCTATCCGATGTGGCGTGGGACCTTACAGGAGTCTATGGTCCTCAACCTGTGACCGAGAAAATGTCTTTCTTAACAGAGCTGCGCAATATTCGAAATTTGATGAAGCCGGAATGGTTGATCCTAGGTGATTTTAACATGATAAGGAGAGCAAGGGAGAAAAACAAAGGTCCAATAAATAGACGAGTGTTAAGACAATTCAATCACACTATCGACTACCTTCAGCTTTTAGAGATTGATCTCAATGGTAAATTATTCACCTGGTCAAACGAACAAGACGACCCTTCGATGTCTAGAATTGACAGATTTTTGGCGACTACGGAGTGGCATGATAAGTTTCCTCAGGCCAATCTGCAAGCTATTGGGTCCATGACCTCGGATCATTGCCCTCTAGTTATGCAAGGTTGCTCGGATTTTGGTTTCTACAGAGGATTTCGTTTTGAGGTTTTTTGGACAAAATTAGATGGGTTCAGTGAGGTGGTTCAGCGAGCGTGGGCGTCTAGTGTTAGTTCCTCAGACGCCATTCTTCGGCTGCATGTGAAAATGGCCCGTACGGCTAAAGCTCTAAAGACCTGGAGTCGAAAGACTGTTGGCAATTTTAAAGTGCAACTAGCAATCATTCAGACTGTCCTTACCTTCCTTGAGAAAGCACAGGAATCCAGACAGCTCTCTGGGGATGAGCTTGAATTCAGGAGAAGCCTTAAATTGAAAATCCTCGGATTAGTGTCAGTTCAAAAGGCAAGAGCTAAGCAACATTCAAGACTCGTTTGGATGCGCCTGGGGGATGCAAATACAAAATTTTTTCACTTAATGGCAAATAATAGAAGGAGAAAAAACTTTATCAGATTGCTGGTTCGAGACGGCAGACTGCTCACTAGTCAGGAAGATAAAGTACTCGAGGCCCATAATCATTTCTCCCAAGTTATTGGCACGACGGGTGCTAGACAATGTGCTGTTCGTTGGGACAACTTAGGCTATAGTCCTTTTGAGTTATCAGATCTGGACTCTGCGATCAACGTTGATGAGATTAAAAATGTGGTTATGGGGATGCACTCTGAAAAGGCGCCTGGTCCAGATGGGTTCATAGGGTTATTCTATAAGTGTTgctttgagctgattaaggatgatctatacaatgctattcatgatttcTATAATCATAGATGCAAAAGCCTGCATCTTGTTAATGAGGCAAATATCACGCTTTTGCAAAAGAGGGAAGGGGCTGACAGGATTGACATGTTTAGACCGATCAGTCTCATCAACAGTTTTATGAAAATCTTAACCAAGATTTTAGCAAATAGACTTGCGCCAAGAATGAACGAGATCGTCTCCACAGCCCAAAACGCTTTCATTCAGAAACGTTCAATTCATGATAATTTCCTCTACGTTCAAAAAGTTGTTCAGAAACTCCATAAGAGCAAACAGTCAGCGCTTTTTGTCAAGCTTGACATCTCTAAAGCGTTTGACTCCGTCAACTGGGCATATCTGTTAGAGGTTTTAAGAGCCTTGGGTTTTTCTCAGAAGTGGAGGAATTGGATCGCCACAATTTTGAGCTCTTCCTCCTCCAAAATCCTTATCAATGGTCAACAAACAAATGCAATCAGGCACATGCGTGGTGTTCGTCAAGGAGATCCGCTATCCCCGTTCCTGTTTATTTTAGCTATGGACCCGCTACAGAGGATGATTGAGATGGCGGCAGATGCTGGGGTTATGGGGCGGGTTCTACCACGTGCGGCAAAGCTTCACTGTTCTCTTTATGCTGATGATGCAGGAGTGTTTGTTAAAGCAGATAAAGAGGATTTGAAAGCTCTGAAAAGGATCCTGGAAGTTTTTGAAGGATGTTCTGGGCTGAAGATCAATTTTGATAAAACTGAAATTTTCCCAATTCGTTATCCCGAGACTCTTTGGCCAGATCTGATGGAGGTGTTTCCTGGCAAATACTCAAAATTTCCTGGGAAGTATCTTGGACTGTCTCTTCATTTCAGGACTGTTAGAAGAGTGGATTTTCAACCTTTAATTGATAAAATTACTAACAGGCTAACAGGATGGAAAGGCAGGTTGCTCTCTAAGGCAGGCAGGGAAACTTTGGTTAAAGCGGTGCTTTCTGCTCAGCCTATTTACCATCTGACGATTTTTCCGGCGCAAAAATGGCTTCTTAAAAGAATTGACAAATTAAGAAGAAGCTTTCTTTGGAAAGGGAATAGTCCAGGCTCTTGCAGAGGGGGTCATTGCTTGATTAATTGGCCCACAACTTGTTTGCCAAAGAATAGGGGGGGTCTAGGAGTTTTGGACCTGGAGCGTTTTGCGAGAGCGCTGAGACTAAGATGGTTGTGGTTACGGTGGACGGTTAAAGAAAAGGCATGGGCGGGCATGCCATTACCGTGCGACAAGGTGGATGTAGATCTTTTCAACGCTTCAACAATTGTGACTATTGGTAATGGGAAGTTGGCGGATTTTTGGGGTTCCAGTTGGATTGAAGGGCAGGCTCCAAAGAATATGGCACCAAATCTATACAAAAAAGCAAGAAGGAAAAACATCACGGTGTTCAAGGCTCTTCGAAATAATTACTGGATACAGTTCTGTGCACCGTTCACTCGGGATGAGGAAGTGAGAGAATTCGTCTCACTTTGGCATTCAATCAGCAGCACTCACAGCCTCAACGATCTCGACGACACCATTTCTTGGAGATGGTCGGCAGATGGGAAATACAGTTCAAGCAGTGCTTACAAAATTCAGTTCTCAACAATTTTCTGTAAAATTAATTTCAATCCCATTTGGAAAGCAAAAATAGAACCTAAGTGTCGTTTCTTTGTTTGGACTTTATTGCACAACAAAATCTTAACCGCTGACAATTTGCAAAAAAGGGGATGGCCCTGCAATCTTAATTGTTCTCTTTGCAACTTGTCTTTGGAGACAGTGTCGCATCTCTGTAAGGATTGCCCTTTCGCTATGGAAGTGTGGAGCAGGATTTTGTCTTGGGCTAATCTCCGGTTCCTTGTCGGGATTTCAAAGACGGGAACTATTAGCGATTGGTGGTTCAGGCTGAGGTCGCTCTGTAACAAGCATTCAAGAAAAAGTTTTGATGGCCTTCTATTTTATTTCTGGTGGAGCTTATGGTTGGAGAGAAACAACATAATTTTCAAGGGTCAACAGAGAACGTCAGATCAAGTGGTGCAGATGGTGAAAGATCTTGTGGGTAGTGGTCTGGCATACTAG
- the LOC103640671 gene encoding uncharacterized protein isoform X2, which produces MIYLINMYRRGNGGTLHPLMAPLGAIGAAAASPGRPHPVRGVLRPFSAGGASAPLRGGLGSSLHAADSVSGPLPKPLLEPVSAERSFSGGQTLRSDVPPTSVQDLLLLGSPQPDPQRAVAGGIDHRRISLSSSRSEKCSTPVLPEDPHSLLSALRIQAAESSDCDAVCSPCFQFTCVEDEALKSGSVRSRRRATDDSAAPRVSGMPLHSATGVNDGGWEVVRPRFWWRKALKNPVRSPRNLQLDVKGTNLFKLKLKGKCYNCLSPAHLAFCCSAPTRCWQCLQSGHKARYCNQKVSQRTFNAAQCFPEPAVLASKSSTYQEVLLKPDKLHKYQDLPHVNSLGHPPPSTKKSYLQAVLEDHGMEARYPGDPRVRPARAFCAVSATGSIRRRRDELIDTAVVCSFDGNSHEVDILSAGDMLREKFSLQHGQYQLVKHFPEQFFIIFSDPRSKQWALDRRSVSYRGRIFHFGDWSEDSYARKTNLEFRVKVRVEGISVHCWGEDVASKALGKSCAIHYVQERTRRRERTRSFDLWAWCSDPCDIPKEVLLTVLEPDRELPPISTPLALVGAQQDAPADLKAGHVYTLRNHIEVVEDLSFLRGRGSRGGPPNRKQRMEFIWSYGAPDSVGEKRERVEAVRGREIARRDWGHDDDDDGDFQRSRRCGNRRHRSLSGWARSSRCRGGMDDCYSSNDKQRHLTPFRRHGWESKLSSRWVPKVKVRSVSFADPIVTAVWPQEDKCGQAEDIGDRSGSMGAVILEPVRSPATTTCKVDLVEQLARHFSRPLTKEQMEAIMELATLGKEKEGIKKKGSKVTPLKAPIIEASEML; this is translated from the exons ATGATCTATCTCATAAACATGTACAGGAGGGGCAACGGTGGTACACTTCACCCTCTCATGGCGCCCCTGGGGGCGattggcgccgccgccgccagcccTGGTCGCCCGCATCCGGTTCGGGGGGTGCTCCGTCCTTTCTCCGCGGGCGGGGCTAGCGCTCCTCTCCGTGGTGGCCTCGGGTCGTCCCTCCACGCGGCGGACTCGGTGTCCGGTCCTCTGCCCAAACCTCTTCTAGAGCCGGTAAGTGCTGAGCGCTCGTTCTCTGGCGGGCAAACTCTGCGCAGTGATGTGCCCCCCACGAGCGTTCAAGACCTTCTCCTCCTCGGTTCTCCTCAACCAGATCCACAGCGGGCCGTTGCGGGCGGCATTGATCACAGGAGGATTTCACTTTCAAGTTCCAGATCTGAAAAGTGCTCTACGCCGGTGCTGCCTGAAGATCCGCATAGTCTGCTTTCGGCGCTGCGAATCCAGGCGGCTGAATCATCCGACTGTGATGCAGTCTGCTCGCCGTGTTTCCAGTTTACCTGCGTGGAGGATGAGGCATTGAAGTCGGGCAGCGTTCGGTCCCGTCGTCGTGCTACTGATGACTCTGCTGCGCCGCGCGTGAGTGGAATGCCTCTCCATTCCGCTACCGGGGTCAACGATGGGGGATGGGAGGTTGTTCGGCCGCGGTTTTGGTGGCGCAAGGCATTGAAGAATCCTGTGAGATCTCCACGAAATCTTCAACTGGATGTGAAGGGCACCAATCTTTTCAAATTGAAGCTCAAGGGTAAATGCTACAACTGCCTCTCACCGGCTCATCTCGCTTTCTGCTGCTCGGCTCCCACGCGCTGTTGGCAGTGCTTACAATCCGGGCACAAGGCGCGATATTGCAACCAAAAAGTCAGCCAGAGAACATTCAATGCTGCTCAATGCTTCCCTGAACCAGCCGTGCTCGCATCTAAGAGTTCCACCTACCAGGAGGTGCTGCTAAAGCCAGACAAACTGCATAAGTATCAGGATCTGCCTCATGTGAACTCACTTGGTCATCCGCCCCCATCGACCAAAAAGTCCTACCTCCAGGCTGTTCTGGAAGACCACGGTATGGAGGCACGCTACCCTGGTGACCCTCGTGTGAGGCCAGCGCGCGCCTTCTGTGCGGTCTCGGCGACCGGCTCTATTCGTCGCCGGAGAGATGAGTTGATTGACACGGCCGTCGTCTGCTCCTTCGACGGCAACAGCCACGAGGTTGACATTCTTTCCGCAGGTGATATGCTGAGGGAGAAGTTCAGCTTACAACACGGTCAGTATCAACTGGTCAAGCATTTCCCTGAGCAATTCTTTATCATCTTCTCGGACCCTAGGTCGAAGCAGTGGGCGCTGGATAGGAGATCTGTCTCATATCGTGGTCGAATTTTCCATTTTGGGGATTGGTCTGAGGACAGCTACGCTAGAAAAACAAACCTTGAATTTAGAGTTAAAGTCCGGGTCGAAGGGATCTCGGTGCACTGTTGGGGGGAAGATGTGGCTTCAAAGGCCTTGGGCAAGAGTTGTGCAATCCACTATGTGCAAGAGCGCACAAGGCGTAGGGAGCGTACCAGGTCTTTTGACCTATGGGCTTGGTGCTCTGACCCGTGTGACATTCCTAAAGAGGTCTTGCTTACGGTTTTAGAACCAGACAGGGAACTTCCACCTATCAGCACGCCCTTAGCTCTTGTTGGTGCTCAGCAAGATGCCCCTGCTGATCTGAAAGCTGGACATGTTTACACTCTTCGCAACCACATTGAGGTGGTGGAGGATCTCTCTTTCCTCCGTGGGAGGGGTTCCAGGGGGGGTCCGCCTAATCGCAAGCAGCGCATGGAGTTTATTTGGAGCTATGGCGCCCCAGATTCAGTGGGTGAAAAAAGAGAACGGGTGGAAGCTGTTAGAGGAAGAGAGATTGCGCGACGGGACTGGggtcatgatgatgatgatgatggggATTTTCAGCGTAGCAGGCGCTGCGGCAACCGCCGTCATCGCAGCTTGTCTGGTTGGGCGCGCTCGTCGCGATGTCGAGGGGGCATGGACGACTGTTACAGTTCCAATGACAAGCAGCGGCACTTAACTCCCTTTCGTCGCCATGGCTGGGAGTCGAAGCTGTCTTCTCGCTGGGTACCCAAGGTGAAGGTCCGATCTGTTTCTTTTGCAGACCCCATCGTTACCGCTGTTTGGCCGCAGGAGGATAAATGTGGGCAAGCTGAGGATATTGGTGACAGGTCTGGTTCGATGGGCGCTGTTATTCTGGAACCTGTGCGCAGCCCTGCTACAACCACATGCAAG GTGGATTTGGTTGAGCAGCTGGCGAGGCATTTCTCTAGGCCTTTGACCAAGGAACAAATGGAGGCAATTATGGAGCTGGCAACtctggggaaggaaaaggaagggatcaagaagaagggcagcaagGTGACGCCCCTCAAGGCTCCTATTATCGAGGCTTCTGAGATGCTATAA
- the LOC103640671 gene encoding uncharacterized protein isoform X3 encodes MIYLINMYRRGNGGTLHPLMAPLGAIGAAAASPGRPHPVRGVLRPFSAGGASAPLRGGLGSSLHAADSVSGPLPKPLLEPVSAERSFSGGQTLRSDVPPTSVQDLLLLGSPQPDPQRAVAGGIDHRRISLSSSRSEKCSTPVLPEDPHSLLSALRIQAAESSDCDAVCSPCFQFTCVEDEALKSGSVRSRRRATDDSAAPRVSGMPLHSATGVNDGGWEVVRPRFWWRKALKNPVRSPRNLQLDVKGTNLFKLKLKGKCYNCLSPAHLAFCCSAPTRCWQCLQSGHKARYCNQKVSQRTFNAAQCFPEPAVLASKSSTYQEVLLKPDKLHKYQDLPHVNSLGHPPPSTKKSYLQAVLEDHGMEARYPGDPRVRPARAFCAVSATGSIRRRRDELIDTAVVCSFDGNSHEVDILSAGDMLREKFSLQHGQYQLVKHFPEQFFIIFSDPRSKQWALDRRSVSYRGRIFHFGDWSEDSYARKTNLEFRVKVRVEGISVHCWGEDVASKALGKSCAIHYVQERTRRRERTRSFDLWAWCSDPCDIPKEVLLTVLEPDRELPPISTPLALVGAQQDAPADLKAGHVYTLRNHIEVVEDLSFLRGRGSRGGPPNRKQRMEFIWSYGAPDSVGEKRERVEAVRGREIARRDWGHDDDDDGDFQRSRRCGNRRHRSLSGWARSSRCRGGMDDCYSSNDKQRHLTPFRRHGWESKLSSRWVPKVKVRSVSFADPIVTAVWPQEDKCGQAEDIGDRSGSMGAVILEPVRSPATTTCKLARHFSRPLTKEQMEAIMELATLGKEKEGIKKKGSKVTPLKAPIIEASEML; translated from the exons ATGATCTATCTCATAAACATGTACAGGAGGGGCAACGGTGGTACACTTCACCCTCTCATGGCGCCCCTGGGGGCGattggcgccgccgccgccagcccTGGTCGCCCGCATCCGGTTCGGGGGGTGCTCCGTCCTTTCTCCGCGGGCGGGGCTAGCGCTCCTCTCCGTGGTGGCCTCGGGTCGTCCCTCCACGCGGCGGACTCGGTGTCCGGTCCTCTGCCCAAACCTCTTCTAGAGCCGGTAAGTGCTGAGCGCTCGTTCTCTGGCGGGCAAACTCTGCGCAGTGATGTGCCCCCCACGAGCGTTCAAGACCTTCTCCTCCTCGGTTCTCCTCAACCAGATCCACAGCGGGCCGTTGCGGGCGGCATTGATCACAGGAGGATTTCACTTTCAAGTTCCAGATCTGAAAAGTGCTCTACGCCGGTGCTGCCTGAAGATCCGCATAGTCTGCTTTCGGCGCTGCGAATCCAGGCGGCTGAATCATCCGACTGTGATGCAGTCTGCTCGCCGTGTTTCCAGTTTACCTGCGTGGAGGATGAGGCATTGAAGTCGGGCAGCGTTCGGTCCCGTCGTCGTGCTACTGATGACTCTGCTGCGCCGCGCGTGAGTGGAATGCCTCTCCATTCCGCTACCGGGGTCAACGATGGGGGATGGGAGGTTGTTCGGCCGCGGTTTTGGTGGCGCAAGGCATTGAAGAATCCTGTGAGATCTCCACGAAATCTTCAACTGGATGTGAAGGGCACCAATCTTTTCAAATTGAAGCTCAAGGGTAAATGCTACAACTGCCTCTCACCGGCTCATCTCGCTTTCTGCTGCTCGGCTCCCACGCGCTGTTGGCAGTGCTTACAATCCGGGCACAAGGCGCGATATTGCAACCAAAAAGTCAGCCAGAGAACATTCAATGCTGCTCAATGCTTCCCTGAACCAGCCGTGCTCGCATCTAAGAGTTCCACCTACCAGGAGGTGCTGCTAAAGCCAGACAAACTGCATAAGTATCAGGATCTGCCTCATGTGAACTCACTTGGTCATCCGCCCCCATCGACCAAAAAGTCCTACCTCCAGGCTGTTCTGGAAGACCACGGTATGGAGGCACGCTACCCTGGTGACCCTCGTGTGAGGCCAGCGCGCGCCTTCTGTGCGGTCTCGGCGACCGGCTCTATTCGTCGCCGGAGAGATGAGTTGATTGACACGGCCGTCGTCTGCTCCTTCGACGGCAACAGCCACGAGGTTGACATTCTTTCCGCAGGTGATATGCTGAGGGAGAAGTTCAGCTTACAACACGGTCAGTATCAACTGGTCAAGCATTTCCCTGAGCAATTCTTTATCATCTTCTCGGACCCTAGGTCGAAGCAGTGGGCGCTGGATAGGAGATCTGTCTCATATCGTGGTCGAATTTTCCATTTTGGGGATTGGTCTGAGGACAGCTACGCTAGAAAAACAAACCTTGAATTTAGAGTTAAAGTCCGGGTCGAAGGGATCTCGGTGCACTGTTGGGGGGAAGATGTGGCTTCAAAGGCCTTGGGCAAGAGTTGTGCAATCCACTATGTGCAAGAGCGCACAAGGCGTAGGGAGCGTACCAGGTCTTTTGACCTATGGGCTTGGTGCTCTGACCCGTGTGACATTCCTAAAGAGGTCTTGCTTACGGTTTTAGAACCAGACAGGGAACTTCCACCTATCAGCACGCCCTTAGCTCTTGTTGGTGCTCAGCAAGATGCCCCTGCTGATCTGAAAGCTGGACATGTTTACACTCTTCGCAACCACATTGAGGTGGTGGAGGATCTCTCTTTCCTCCGTGGGAGGGGTTCCAGGGGGGGTCCGCCTAATCGCAAGCAGCGCATGGAGTTTATTTGGAGCTATGGCGCCCCAGATTCAGTGGGTGAAAAAAGAGAACGGGTGGAAGCTGTTAGAGGAAGAGAGATTGCGCGACGGGACTGGggtcatgatgatgatgatgatggggATTTTCAGCGTAGCAGGCGCTGCGGCAACCGCCGTCATCGCAGCTTGTCTGGTTGGGCGCGCTCGTCGCGATGTCGAGGGGGCATGGACGACTGTTACAGTTCCAATGACAAGCAGCGGCACTTAACTCCCTTTCGTCGCCATGGCTGGGAGTCGAAGCTGTCTTCTCGCTGGGTACCCAAGGTGAAGGTCCGATCTGTTTCTTTTGCAGACCCCATCGTTACCGCTGTTTGGCCGCAGGAGGATAAATGTGGGCAAGCTGAGGATATTGGTGACAGGTCTGGTTCGATGGGCGCTGTTATTCTGGAACCTGTGCGCAGCCCTGCTACAACCACATGCAAG CTGGCGAGGCATTTCTCTAGGCCTTTGACCAAGGAACAAATGGAGGCAATTATGGAGCTGGCAACtctggggaaggaaaaggaagggatcaagaagaagggcagcaagGTGACGCCCCTCAAGGCTCCTATTATCGAGGCTTCTGAGATGCTATAA